From Stenotrophomonas nitritireducens, the proteins below share one genomic window:
- a CDS encoding AAA family ATPase, with the protein MSELQDLTALIRANTPLIVIETQDETRIVGLFREALMHVWRSLYRWSITEGLRRIDMDREDEAVGPPDASAALRMIQEADQRGIYLLLDFHPYLGYASHQRLLRDIIQRRHSQPHVVVLVGTKVELPAELEALATRFNPRLPDANALLKMLREEAASYAQENGGRRVEVDQEAVQQILRNLRGLSMTDARRIARQLIYADGALQADDLPQLAKLKFELLNRSGHLHYEYDSARFSDVAGARRLKRWIEQRRAVFVSGNAPPGLDPPKGMLLLGVQGCGKSMLAKATAAGFGVPLLRLDFGTLYNKYHGETEKNLRDALASAEQLAPCVLWIDEVEKGLASSGEDGGVSRRVLGYLLTWMAERKAPVFIVATANQVQELPAELLRKGRFDEIFFVDLPSPDTRVELLHLHLARRQLQPDLFALPALAAASDGFSGAEIEQAVVAGLYAAHAEQKPLDTELLMAEIRNTKPLSVLMAEQVQSLRHWAHERTVPAD; encoded by the coding sequence ATGAGCGAGCTGCAGGACCTGACCGCACTGATCCGCGCCAACACCCCGCTGATCGTCATCGAAACCCAGGACGAGACCCGCATCGTGGGCCTGTTCCGCGAGGCGTTGATGCATGTGTGGCGGTCCCTTTACCGTTGGTCGATCACCGAGGGCCTGCGCCGCATCGACATGGACCGCGAAGACGAGGCGGTCGGCCCACCCGATGCCAGCGCGGCGCTGCGGATGATCCAGGAGGCCGACCAGCGCGGCATCTACCTGCTGCTCGATTTCCACCCCTACCTGGGCTATGCCAGCCACCAGCGGCTGCTGCGCGACATCATCCAGCGCCGCCACAGCCAGCCCCACGTGGTGGTGCTGGTGGGCACCAAGGTGGAGCTGCCGGCCGAGCTGGAAGCGCTGGCGACCCGCTTCAACCCGCGCCTGCCCGATGCCAACGCGCTGCTGAAGATGCTGCGCGAGGAAGCGGCCAGCTATGCCCAGGAGAACGGCGGGCGGCGCGTGGAAGTGGACCAGGAGGCCGTGCAGCAGATCCTGCGCAACCTGCGCGGGCTGAGCATGACCGACGCCCGCCGCATCGCCCGCCAGCTGATCTATGCCGACGGCGCGCTGCAGGCCGATGACCTGCCGCAGCTGGCCAAGCTCAAGTTCGAGCTGCTCAACCGCAGTGGCCACCTGCATTACGAATACGACTCGGCCCGTTTCAGCGACGTGGCCGGCGCGCGCCGGCTCAAGCGCTGGATCGAGCAGCGCCGCGCGGTCTTTGTCTCCGGCAATGCCCCGCCCGGGCTGGACCCGCCCAAGGGCATGCTGCTGCTGGGCGTGCAGGGCTGCGGCAAATCCATGTTGGCCAAGGCTACCGCCGCCGGTTTCGGCGTGCCGTTGCTGCGGCTGGATTTCGGCACGCTTTACAACAAGTACCACGGCGAGACCGAGAAGAACCTGCGCGATGCGCTGGCCTCGGCCGAGCAGCTGGCGCCCTGCGTGCTGTGGATAGACGAGGTGGAGAAAGGCCTGGCCAGCAGCGGCGAGGACGGTGGCGTGTCGCGCCGCGTGCTCGGTTACCTGTTGACCTGGATGGCCGAACGCAAGGCGCCGGTTTTCATCGTCGCCACCGCCAACCAGGTGCAGGAACTGCCGGCCGAACTGCTGCGCAAGGGCCGCTTCGACGAGATCTTCTTCGTCGACCTGCCCTCGCCCGATACCCGCGTCGAACTGCTGCACCTGCACCTGGCACGCCGCCAGCTGCAGCCGGATCTGTTCGCGCTGCCGGCGTTGGCAGCGGCCAGCGATGGGTTCTCCGGCGCCGAGATCGAGCAGGCCGTGGTCGCCGGCCTGTACGCCGCCCACGCCGAGCAGAAGCCGCTGGACACCGAGCTGCTGATGGCCGAGATCCGCAACACCAAGCCGCTATCGGTATTGATGGCCGAGCAGGTGCAATCCCTGCGCCACTGGGCGCACGAGCGCACCGTGCCGGCGGATTGA
- a CDS encoding AEC family transporter: protein MALDAFALILTMLALGMLFARLRVFPDNAADVLNKVVLYICQPAAVLTYVPRLQLDVSLLGIMLTPWLLMLLTLALVSLATRVFGFERQVHAVLLLCVALCNSSFIGYPMVRALLGDHALPYAVVYDQFGTFVMLSTFGLYVLARYSGDTPPSTGQILLRIARFPPLWALIFALLVMPATPPSWIAGALKNVSDAMLPLVMLAVGLTIQLRLSRAELAPLGIGLLLKLVVLPAAALPLSWAFGLQGEMLRVNVLETAMPTMITAAALAISHRLAPRLAAAMVGYGIVLSLVTLPAWVWVLGRVG from the coding sequence ATGGCACTCGACGCATTCGCACTGATCCTGACCATGCTCGCACTGGGCATGCTGTTCGCACGCTTACGGGTGTTCCCGGACAATGCGGCGGACGTGCTCAACAAGGTGGTGCTGTACATCTGCCAGCCGGCAGCGGTGCTGACCTATGTGCCGCGCTTGCAGCTGGATGTCTCTCTGCTTGGCATCATGCTCACGCCGTGGCTGCTGATGCTGTTGACGCTGGCACTGGTGAGCTTGGCCACGCGCGTGTTCGGGTTCGAACGGCAGGTGCACGCGGTGCTGCTGTTGTGTGTGGCGTTGTGCAATTCCAGCTTCATCGGTTACCCGATGGTGCGCGCGCTGCTGGGTGACCATGCCCTGCCGTATGCGGTGGTCTACGACCAGTTCGGCACCTTCGTGATGCTGTCCACGTTCGGCCTGTACGTGCTTGCACGTTACAGCGGCGACACGCCGCCCAGCACCGGCCAGATCCTGTTGCGCATTGCCCGCTTCCCGCCGCTGTGGGCACTGATCTTCGCCTTGCTGGTGATGCCGGCAACCCCGCCCAGCTGGATTGCCGGCGCGCTGAAGAATGTATCCGACGCCATGCTGCCGCTGGTGATGCTGGCGGTGGGCCTGACCATCCAGCTGCGGCTGTCGCGCGCCGAACTGGCACCGCTGGGCATCGGCCTGCTGCTGAAGCTGGTCGTGCTGCCGGCGGCAGCACTGCCCTTGTCATGGGCGTTCGGCCTGCAGGGCGAGATGCTGCGGGTCAACGTGCTGGAAACCGCGATGCCGACGATGATCACCGCCGCCGCCCTGGCCATCTCGCACCGGTTGGCGCCGCGATTGGCAGCAGCGATGGTGGGTTATGGCATTGTGTTGTCGCTGGTGACCTTGCCAGCCTGGGTCTGGGTACTGGGTCGGGTGGGTTGA
- a CDS encoding tetratricopeptide repeat protein yields the protein MGVTRRMVAGALLLAGLLVSNVQAQSLPKINEFYFDEDAAAKPFIVVAPEQADVLDQLMKLRERGRKGVEATAQLASIAYRDGRDELGLKLYQEALASTADNSMQARSLRWNHGWDLYRRGDAQDALNHWTKVAEGTRGNPSWVPPTLALALWSLDRKDEAVAWYAAAVRTEPGQWTTAAAYPQLLPLWTDAERTQLAQVQQAWAANPPAWP from the coding sequence ATGGGGGTTACAAGGCGCATGGTCGCCGGCGCGTTGCTGCTGGCGGGTCTGCTTGTTTCAAACGTGCAGGCGCAGAGCCTGCCGAAGATCAACGAGTTCTATTTCGACGAGGATGCCGCGGCCAAGCCGTTCATCGTCGTGGCGCCTGAACAGGCCGACGTGCTGGACCAGCTGATGAAGCTGCGCGAGCGCGGCCGCAAGGGCGTGGAAGCCACGGCCCAGTTGGCCAGCATCGCCTACCGCGACGGCCGTGACGAGCTGGGCCTGAAGCTGTACCAGGAGGCTTTGGCGTCAACTGCGGACAACTCGATGCAGGCGCGCAGCCTGCGCTGGAACCACGGTTGGGACCTGTATCGCCGGGGCGATGCGCAGGACGCCCTGAACCACTGGACCAAGGTTGCAGAGGGTACGCGCGGCAATCCATCGTGGGTGCCGCCGACGCTGGCGCTGGCCCTGTGGAGCCTGGACCGCAAGGACGAGGCGGTGGCCTGGTATGCGGCCGCCGTGCGCACCGAGCCGGGCCAATGGACCACGGCGGCGGCCTATCCGCAGCTGTTGCCGTTGTGGACCGATGCCGAACGCACGCAGCTGGCCCAGGTGCAGCAGGCATGGGCGGCCAATCCGCCGGCATGGCCGTAA
- a CDS encoding indolepyruvate ferredoxin oxidoreductase family protein, with amino-acid sequence MTSTAELTSPASANDPLIGVRDSDYTLEHKYTRTDGRIYLSGVQALVRLPLMQQQRDAAAGLNTGGFISGYRGSPLGGFDLELWRARKHLEAAKVKFIPGLNEDLGATMVWGTQQTNLFPGANVDGVYGMWYGKGPGVDRCGDVFKHANAAGTSKHGGVLALAADDHACRSSTLPHGSEEEFVSAMMPVLNPAGVQDILDMGLVGWAMSRYTGRWIGFKTIAETVESSASVDVNPFARQIILPEDFEMPAAGLNIRWPDPPLEQEMRLHRYAVKAAQAFARANGIDKVVMDSPRARLGIVTTGKSYLDVLQALEYLGLDEKACADIGIRVYKVGMTWPLEPQGIGEFSRGLEDIVVVEEKKAFIERQMKEYFYNWPANWGARPSIVGKYDEQGEWILPSTGELTPATIAGVIGRRIQRFFNTESIEERLRWMDVKEAEMALPRAQFPRVPHYCSGCPHNTSTKVPEGSRALAGIGCHYMVTWMDRDTDTFTHMGGEGVTWAGQAAFTATEHVFQNLGDGTYFHSGSLAIRQAIAAGVNITYKILYNDAVAMTGGQPVDGTLTVPQIAHQMRSEGVYTIVLLSDDIQKWKSRRHEFPSDVEFHDRAELDSVQQHLRTVKGTSILIYEQTCATEKRRRRKRGKIVDPAKRTMINSLVCEGCGDCGEKSFCVSVLPKETEFGRKRDIDQSNCNKDFSCTTGFCPSFVTVHGGQLRKGSKSSAASLLDNLPAPTFRTDFSQPWNILITGVGGTGVVTIGALLGMAGHLEGKGASVLDQTGLAQKGGAVTTHIRLANSPADIHAVRIAAGEADLVLGCDMVVVNDYWALSKVRGERSQVVLNTYEAMPGTFTTHPDMQFPAADIIAGVKLALGGREPILLDATQLATALLGDAIASNLFILGFAWQQGLVPLSLESLMRAVELNGAAVTMNQTAFAWGRLAAIDPQAVQQAAGLVHNAPTDAERKPHVLRELPPGEWEGSEAGAPSAPRNPGNEPDVRGLPAASRSSGEAAFASLDDAHLSRSLDELIARRSSFLTDYQDAAYANRYRALVDTVRKAEQQAIPGSTALSEATARYFFKLMAYKDEYEVARLYTSGDFIKRVGEQFEGDYQVRFHLAPPLFAKRDEQGQLQKKEYGPWMFKAFGLLARFKGLRGGRFDVFGYTEERRGERQLIADYEKTLQELISGLDAHRLALAVDIASIPEHIRGYGHVKEAHLHEAKAREAALLATWRNPKALHIVQMA; translated from the coding sequence ATGACCAGTACCGCCGAACTTACCTCGCCCGCTTCCGCCAACGATCCGCTGATCGGCGTGCGTGATTCCGATTACACACTGGAGCACAAGTACACGCGTACCGATGGCCGCATCTACCTGAGCGGTGTACAGGCGCTGGTACGTCTGCCCTTGATGCAGCAGCAGCGCGATGCCGCCGCCGGCCTGAACACCGGCGGCTTCATCAGCGGCTACCGTGGCTCGCCGCTGGGCGGCTTCGACCTGGAGCTGTGGCGCGCGCGCAAGCACCTGGAAGCGGCCAAGGTGAAGTTCATCCCCGGCCTCAACGAAGACCTGGGTGCCACCATGGTCTGGGGCACGCAGCAGACCAACCTGTTCCCCGGCGCCAACGTCGATGGCGTGTATGGCATGTGGTACGGCAAGGGCCCGGGCGTGGACCGCTGCGGTGATGTGTTCAAGCACGCCAATGCCGCCGGCACCTCGAAGCACGGTGGCGTGCTGGCGCTGGCCGCCGACGACCACGCCTGCCGCAGCTCCACCCTGCCCCATGGCAGCGAAGAAGAGTTCGTCAGCGCGATGATGCCTGTGCTGAACCCGGCCGGCGTGCAGGACATCCTCGACATGGGCCTGGTCGGCTGGGCGATGAGCCGCTATACCGGCCGCTGGATCGGCTTCAAGACCATTGCCGAGACGGTGGAATCCTCGGCCTCGGTGGACGTCAACCCGTTCGCCCGCCAGATCATCCTGCCGGAAGATTTCGAGATGCCGGCCGCCGGCCTCAACATCCGCTGGCCGGACCCGCCGCTGGAACAGGAAATGCGCCTGCACCGTTATGCGGTGAAGGCTGCGCAGGCCTTTGCCCGCGCCAACGGCATCGACAAGGTGGTGATGGATTCGCCGCGCGCGCGGCTGGGTATCGTCACCACCGGCAAGAGCTACCTGGACGTGCTGCAGGCACTGGAATACCTGGGCCTGGACGAAAAGGCCTGCGCCGATATCGGCATCCGCGTCTACAAGGTGGGCATGACGTGGCCGCTGGAACCGCAGGGCATCGGTGAATTTTCCCGCGGCCTGGAAGACATCGTGGTGGTGGAGGAGAAGAAGGCCTTCATCGAGCGGCAGATGAAGGAATACTTCTATAACTGGCCGGCAAACTGGGGCGCGCGCCCGTCCATCGTTGGCAAGTACGACGAGCAGGGCGAATGGATCCTGCCATCCACCGGTGAGCTGACCCCGGCCACGATCGCCGGTGTGATCGGTCGCCGCATTCAACGTTTCTTCAATACCGAATCCATCGAAGAGCGCCTGCGCTGGATGGACGTCAAGGAAGCCGAAATGGCCTTGCCGCGCGCGCAGTTCCCGCGCGTGCCGCATTACTGCTCCGGCTGCCCGCACAACACCTCCACCAAGGTGCCGGAAGGCTCGCGTGCGCTGGCCGGCATCGGCTGCCATTACATGGTGACGTGGATGGACCGCGACACCGACACCTTCACCCACATGGGCGGCGAAGGCGTCACTTGGGCCGGCCAGGCCGCGTTCACCGCTACCGAGCATGTGTTCCAGAACCTCGGCGACGGCACCTATTTCCACAGCGGCTCGCTGGCGATCCGCCAGGCCATCGCCGCTGGCGTCAACATCACCTACAAGATCCTCTACAACGATGCGGTGGCGATGACCGGCGGCCAGCCGGTGGACGGCACCCTGACCGTGCCGCAGATCGCCCACCAGATGCGTTCGGAAGGCGTGTACACCATCGTGCTGCTGTCCGACGACATCCAGAAGTGGAAGTCGCGCCGCCACGAGTTCCCGAGTGATGTGGAATTCCACGACCGCGCCGAACTGGACAGCGTGCAGCAGCACCTGCGCACGGTGAAGGGCACCAGCATCCTGATCTACGAACAGACCTGCGCCACCGAGAAGCGCCGCCGCCGCAAGCGCGGCAAGATCGTCGACCCGGCCAAGCGCACCATGATCAACTCGCTGGTCTGCGAAGGCTGCGGTGACTGCGGCGAGAAGAGTTTCTGCGTTTCCGTGCTGCCGAAGGAAACCGAGTTCGGGCGCAAGCGCGACATCGACCAGTCCAACTGCAACAAGGATTTCTCCTGCACCACCGGCTTCTGCCCGAGCTTCGTCACCGTGCACGGCGGCCAGCTGCGCAAGGGCAGCAAGAGCAGCGCCGCCAGCCTGCTCGACAACCTGCCGGCGCCCACTTTCCGCACCGATTTCTCGCAGCCCTGGAACATCCTGATCACCGGCGTCGGCGGCACCGGCGTGGTCACCATCGGCGCGCTGCTCGGCATGGCCGGCCACCTCGAAGGCAAGGGCGCCAGCGTGCTCGACCAGACCGGTCTGGCGCAGAAGGGCGGCGCGGTCACCACCCATATCCGCTTGGCCAACAGCCCCGCCGACATCCACGCCGTACGCATCGCCGCCGGCGAAGCCGACCTGGTGCTGGGCTGCGACATGGTGGTGGTCAACGACTACTGGGCGCTGTCCAAGGTGCGCGGCGAGCGCTCGCAGGTGGTGTTGAACACCTATGAAGCGATGCCCGGCACCTTCACCACCCACCCGGACATGCAGTTCCCGGCCGCCGACATCATTGCCGGGGTGAAGCTGGCATTGGGCGGGCGCGAACCGATCCTGCTCGACGCCACCCAGCTGGCCACGGCGCTGCTCGGCGATGCGATTGCCTCCAACCTGTTCATCCTCGGCTTCGCCTGGCAGCAGGGCCTGGTGCCGTTGTCGCTGGAATCGCTGATGCGCGCGGTGGAGCTCAATGGCGCCGCCGTGACCATGAACCAGACTGCGTTCGCCTGGGGCCGCCTGGCCGCGATCGATCCGCAGGCCGTGCAGCAGGCCGCCGGCCTGGTCCACAACGCGCCGACCGATGCCGAGCGCAAGCCGCACGTACTGCGCGAACTGCCGCCGGGCGAGTGGGAAGGCAGCGAAGCCGGCGCACCGTCGGCACCGCGCAACCCCGGCAACGAGCCGGACGTGCGTGGCCTGCCGGCCGCCAGCCGCAGCAGCGGTGAAGCCGCCTTCGCCTCACTCGACGACGCCCACCTGTCGCGCTCGCTGGACGAGCTGATCGCCCGCCGCAGCAGCTTCCTCACCGACTACCAGGACGCCGCCTACGCCAACCGGTACCGCGCCCTGGTGGACACGGTGCGCAAGGCAGAGCAGCAGGCAATCCCCGGCAGCACTGCATTGAGCGAAGCCACCGCGCGCTACTTCTTCAAGCTGATGGCCTACAAGGACGAATACGAAGTGGCCCGCCTGTACACCAGCGGCGACTTCATCAAGCGCGTGGGCGAGCAGTTCGAAGGCGACTACCAGGTGCGTTTCCACCTGGCCCCGCCGCTGTTCGCCAAGCGCGACGAACAAGGCCAGCTGCAGAAGAAGGAATACGGCCCGTGGATGTTCAAGGCCTTCGGCCTGCTGGCCAGGTTCAAGGGCCTGCGCGGCGGCCGCTTCGACGTGTTTGGTTACACCGAAGAACGCCGCGGCGAACGCCAGCTGATTGCTGACTATGAGAAGACCTTGCAGGAACTGATCAGCGGCCTGGATGCACACCGTCTGGCGCTGGCGGTGGATATCGCCAGCATCCCCGAGCACATCCGCGGCTACGGCCACGTCAAGGAAGCGCACCTGCACGAAGCCAAGGCCCGCGAAGCAGCCTTGCTGGCGACGTGGCGTAATCCGAAAGCGCTGCATATCGTGCAGATGGCCTGA